One window from the genome of Mauremys mutica isolate MM-2020 ecotype Southern chromosome 4, ASM2049712v1, whole genome shotgun sequence encodes:
- the LOC123369175 gene encoding interferon-induced very large GTPase 1-like, translating into MGSVVHSYYNGANRLQDQAVEFKGRTQLSFQEISQGVVSLSLLNARLSDSGEYRCIIVDSHQGATGDVILQVAVLYTQPQLTVFYQSRDEIILQCKSKGGYPEAEITWQEVNGNQLKYSEQTAHLRTSEGTFEVQSNLSIRVQENTGLCCTVTLKVLQSHAKVCEKILVPQGDQIKKEEEEVLLQAESDRKGKSLQEFLEHLKMEKYQAKKLTLSNVLEINPEILRDGNCQALGEIPWHFLRKVMALNMMARSTRLGPAAPEDEEEQDTGNNVIPFEKIDSNVCANPLDVLCAVLCCSDRFLQREILFKMSMCQFALPLLLPALDTPKCMLMLWAMRDIVRKWTPHNLAESRGFREESLVLTSVPTVSFVRLGRCSLSKSKILNKVLSPPQQQHDFFIHQDMESGNVPRDIAEGLVEISWYFPGGRESSDPFQEPIAVINLRGDIECHRLQFSFLAEVSSAVFIFADCISEREYELLSSLKESTKYYFILNNQSGNSSETLGSLNTLTSLLKLSKSQLLVKDKTSNKAEFVKRLQSIIGNILSFSHKQVNMEDMAVIARELGIQVDEDCEECQHANACIEEITGEIKDVAEYKREMLKLQGDTWKNLAKVEKELCRMKKQMDVPPEKYKSQLQEKLLKLRTEQNNCDFSEGLIKFLDGTGNLPQMEKHYFLKGIKFRLDHITRCNLSTLRNLYKEKCQATDNPQQLAKVDQLFSASSLGVEHFMRELGQFYEAEQSMFKEGKMTESERKYTNLPGIAADLMLDGFPMELIDGDASNIPLQWVTDVLTELHAKLGGRSKMLVLTVLGVQSTGKSTLLNTMFGLQFAVSSGRCTRGAFMSLIKVAETLRPELGYDFILVIDTEGLKAPELAKLEDSYEHDNKLATLVVGLSDITIVNMAMENATEMKDILQIVVHAFLRMEETGHKPNCQFVHQNVSDVSAHEQNMRDRKHLLEHLNEMTKAAARMEKQPKELTFSDIMDYNLEEHNWYIPGLWHGVPPMAPVNMGYSERVSKLKKYLLQYTRSRSPNRNLKDIPQFIEWVKSLWNGVKHENFIFSFRNSLVAEAYNQLCLRYSEWEWELRKEMHLWICDQETAIQNQLPNELNLNHLKLETHSKLLCGEKRILECLEKYFESGVKNLHLIEKYREDFIKSTKGLKNELECYLFSKCEEAIVIQKGRHKIDNIQAKYRKTIEGKVVSLLEDCRNRNSRLSNMDLETEFETMWSNTLFSLDFSPSKQLQIHQDMQKQLKQSMSTRGSAINQMLQKAGPLMNCGIKSFTIRKEHFNFSRTKARDELFIHNCRTNTEKLVISLKDKCCSYVEEKVNSKVDYDETYCRELIHIIDERLKKEEVEQLCTSYSFEVDLKLHILGHAAHAFQKMHDDFIKENDPIQRLEKFKPQYFSIFRDLYLEKDASQQRARDFCEQCLKPALLDYVKNRLGIKIMDDILGNGQSIEYSSRTFFQFYLLKKLLEEMDFDNYVKYINNYEDFVKSEIWKDILYHYKKKEDLEALEKEILSIIIKKITEVLKNSRDERESTISDFVANFCRELQSDLVICKDSLEMILFQNTANIKQFSEDIEVFLSVLELNLSSEFKAVNTEKKLSVLQIKPQDELFRKVFGCGKQCPFCKVPCEAGGMAHKEHFASIHRPQGLAKLRDLSTERLEYSLCSSDVVSNAEFRHRDAEGKYHPYKDYHRYYPDWRIQPDSSIEASDYWKFVFKEFNHQFARKYKAKPADLPENWGKITKEQALESMKGVFNMK; encoded by the exons ATGGGCTCTGTCGTGCACAGCTACTACAATGGGGCCAACAGGCTGCAGGACCAGGCTGTGGAGTTCAAGGGTCGAACTCAGCTGTCTTTTCAAGAGATCAGCCAGGGAGTGGTGTCCCTGTCTCTCCTCAATGCCAGGCTCTCAGACAGTGGGGAATACAGATGCATCATAGTTGACAGTCACCAGGGAGCAACAGGGGATGTTATTCTCCAAGTTGCAG TTCTGTacacccagccccagctcacagtCTTCTACCAGAGCAGGGATGAAATCATTCTCCAGTGCAAATCCAAGGGTGGATACCCTGAGGCTGAAATAACATGGCAAGAGGTGAATGGAAACCAGCTGAAATATTCAGAGCAAACAGCGCATCTGAGGACCAGTGAGGGGACCTTCGAGGTGCAGAGCAACCTGTCAATTAGAGTCCAGGAAAATACTGGCCTGTGCTGTACTGTTACCCTCAAAGTCCTACAGTCACATGCGAAAGTCTGTGAGAAGATTTTAG TTCCTCAAGGAGACCAGattaaaaaggaggaggaggaagttctCCTGCAGGCAGAGTCTGACA GAAAAGGGAAATCACTTCAGGAATTCCTAGAGCACCTGAAAATGGAGAAATACCAGGCCAAGAAGCTCACACTGAGCAATGTACTAGAAATTAACCCAGAAATATTAAGAGACGGTAATTGTCAAGCGTTAGGAGAGATCCCATGGCATTTTCTGAGGAAGGTCATGGCTCTGAATATGATGGCGAGAAGCACAAGGCTGGGACCCGCTGCACCAGAGGATGAAGAAGAACAGGACACAGGGAACAATGTTATTCCTTTTGAGAAAATAGACTCCAACGTGTGTGCAAACCCCCTGGATGTTCTCTGCGCCGTTCTGTGCTGCTCAGACAGGTTCTTGCAGCGGGAGATCCTGTTCAAAATGTCGATGTGCCAATTTgccctccccctgctgctccctgctcttGATACCCCCAAGTGCATGCTTATGCTGTGGGCCATGAGGGACATCGTGAGGAAGTGGACACCTCATAACCTGGCAGAGAGCCGGGGGTTCAGGGAGGAGAGCCTGGTGCTCACGTCAGTGCCAACTGTTTCCTTCGTGCGGCTGGGGAGATGCAGCTTGTCCAAGTCCAAAATCCTTAACAAggtcctcagccccccccagcagcagcacgaTTTCTTCATCCATCAGGACATGGAGTCTGGGAACGTCCCTCGGGACATCGCAGAGGGGTTGGTAGAGATCTCCTGGTATTTCCCCGGTGGGAGGGAGAGTTCGGATCCTTTCCAGGAGCCCATTGCAGTTATTAACCTGCGAGGAGACATTGAGTGCCACCGGCTGCAGTTCAGTTTCCTGGCAGAGGTCTCCTCAGCCGTGTTCATATTCGCTGACTGCATCAGTGAGCGAGAGTATGAACTACTATCATCACTCAAGGAATCAACAAAATATTACTTCATCCTCAACAACCAATCTGGGAATTCCAGTGAAACTCTGGGGTCCCTAAATACATTAACTTCCTTGCTGAAACTGAGCAAGTCACAACTACTGGTGAAAGATAAGACCAGCAATAAGGCAGAGTTTGTGAAGAGGCTGCAATCTATTATAGGGAATATATTGAGCTTTTCTCATAAGCAAGTGAACATGGAAGATATGGCTGTAATAGCTCGTGAACTAGGAATCCAGGTAGACGAGGATTGTGAGGAATGTCAACATGCAAACGCGTGTAttgaagaaatcactggagaaaTAAAAGATGTGGCTGAGTATAAAAGAGAAATGCTGAAACTCCAAGGAGACACATGGAAAAATTTGGCTAAAGTGGAAAAAGAACTTTGTCGAATGAAAAAGCAGATGGATGTGCCACCTGAGAAATATAAATCTCAGCTTCAGGAAAAATTGTTGAAACTGCGTACAGAGCAGAATAACTGTGACTTTTCTGAAGGTTTAATTAAATTCCTTGATGGAACAGGGAATCTACCTCAAATGGAAAAACACTACTTCCTAAAAGGAATTAAATTTAGACTGGATCACATTACTAGGTGTAATCTTTCTACACTTCGAAATCTGTATAAAGAGAAATGTCAGGCAACAGATAACCCACAACAGCTAGCAAAAGTAGATCAATTattttcagccagttccttaggGGTGGAGCATTTCATGCGGGAGTTGGGGCAGTTTTATGAGGCTGAACAGTCAATGTTTAAGGAAGGCAAAATGACAGAAAGTGAAAGGAAATACACCAATCTCCCAGGCATAGCCGCTGACCTTATGCTAGATGGGTTTCCTATGGAGCTGATCGATGGAGACGCATCCAACATCCCACTGCAGTGGGTGACAGATGTTCTGACAGAGCTCCATGCCAAGCTGGGGGGAAGGTCCAAAATGCTGGTTCTAACAGTTCTGGGCGTACAGAGCACTGGCAAATCCACTCTCCTCAATACCATGTTCGGCCTGCAGTTTGCAGTGAGCAGTGGCCGATGTACGCGAGGGGCCTTCATGTCACTCATTAAAGTTgcagagactttaaggccagaactTGGCTATGACTTTATTCTGGTGATAGACACAGAAGGCTTGAAAGCCCCTGAACTGGCCAAACTTGAGGACAGCTATGAACATGACAATAAGTTGGCCACACTGGTGGTTGGGTTAAGCGACATAACGATCGTTAACATGGCCATGGAGAATGCCACTGAAATGAAGGACATTCTGCAAATCGTGGTCCACGCCTTTCTCAGGATGGAGGAAACAGGGCACAAACCCAACTGCCAGTTTGTGCATCAGAACGTCAGTGACGTGTCTGCCCATGAACAAAACATGAGGGACAGGAAACATCTCCTGGAACATCTCAATGAAATGACCAAAGCTGCAGCGAGGATGGAAAAACAACCCAAGGAACTGACATTTTCTGATATCATGGATTATAATCTTGAAGAGCACAACTGGTACATCCCTGGCCTCTGGCATGGAGTCCCGCCCATGGCTCCAGTGAACATGGGATACAGTGAGAGAGTTTCTAAGCTAAAGAAATACTTGCTTCAATATACAAGAAGCCGGTCACCTAACAGAAACCTCAAGGACATCCCCCAGTTTATTGAGTGGGTGAAGAGCCTGTGGAATGGTGTGAAACATGAGAACTTCATCTTCAGCTTCAGAAACAGCCTGGTAGCCGAGGCCTATAACCAGCTGTGTCTGAGGTATTCGGAGTGGGAGTGGGAGCTCCGCAAGGAGATGCATCTCTGGATATGTGACCAAGAAACTGCGATTCAGAACCAGCTACCTAATGAACTAAATCTTAATCATTTAAAATTGGAGACGCACAGTAAACTGCTGTGTGGGGAAAAGAGGATTTTAGAgtgtttagaaaaatattttgaaagtggAGTTAAAAACTTGCACCTGAtagaaaagtacagagaagattTTATCAAAAGCACAAAAGGCCTGAAGAATGAACTGGAATGTTATTTATTTAGCAAGTGTGAGGAAGCAATTGTTATTCAAAAAGGCAGGCACAAAATAGACAACATCCAGGCGAAGTACAGGAAAACAATAGAAGGAAAGGTTGTGAGCCTTCTGGAAGACTGTAGAAATAGAAACAGTAGATTAAGCAATATGGATCTTGAAACAGAATTTGAAACAATGTGGAGTAACACATTGTTCAGTTTAGATTTCAGCCCTTCAAAGCAACTTCAAATTCATCAAGATATGCAGAAACAACTGAAGCAGAGTATGAGCACACGAGGAAGTGCAATcaatcagatgcttcagaaagcTGGACCCTTGATGAACTGTGGAATTAAATCTTTCACAATAAGAAAGGAGCACTTTAACTTTTCACGGACCAAAGCCAGAGATGAATTGTTCATTCATAACTGTAGGACTAACACTGAAAAACTTGTGATCTCTTTAAAGGACAAGTGCTGCAGTTATGTTGAAGAAAAGGTTAATTCCAAAGTAGACTATGATGAAACATACTGCAGAGAACTGATACATATAATTGATGAGAGATTGAAAAAGGAAGAGGTGGAACAACTTTGCACTAGCTACAGTTTTGAAGTTGACCTGAAGCTTCACATTTTGGGACATGCAGCTCATGCATTCCAGAAAATGCATGATGATTTCATCAAAGAAAATGACCCTATTCAACGTCTAGAGAAATTTAAACCTCAGTATTTCTCCATATTTAGAGATCTTTACTTGGAAAAGGATGCCAGCCAGCAGAGAGCTAGGGATTTCTGTGAGCAGTGTCTCAAACCAGCCCTACTGGACTACGTTAAAAACAGACTTGGAATCAAAATAATGGATGACATTCTTGGAAATGGGCAGTCTATTGAATACAGCAGCAGGACTTTCTTCCAGTTTTATTTGCTGAAGaaactgctagaagagatggactTTGACAACTATGTAAAATACATTAATAATTATGAAGATTTTGTCAAGTCAGAGATATGGAAAGACATTTTATATCACTACAAAAAGAAAGAAGATTTAGAAGCATTGGAAAAAGAAATTCTCTCCATAATCATAAAGAAAATCACAGAGGTTCTTAAAAACTCAAGAGATGAAAGAGAAAGTACAATCTCTGACTTTGTAGCAAACTTCTGCAGGGAGTTACAGAGTGACTTAGTCATCTGCAAGGACAGTTTGGAAATGATCCTCTTTCAAAACACAGCTAATATTAAGCAGTTTTCTGAAGACATTGAAGTCTTTCTTTCTGTGCTGGAGCTGAACCTATCATCAGAATTTAAAGCTGTGAACACAGAGAAGAAACTGTCAGTGCTTCAAATCAAGCCCCAGGATGAACTGTTCAGAAAAGTGTTTGGCTGTGGAAAGCAGTGTCCATTCTGTAAAGTCCCCTGTGAAGCAGGAGGGATGGCTCATAAGGAGCACTTTGCATCTATACATCGACCACAAGGACTGGCGAAATTGAGGGATCTGTCAACAGAAAGACTGGAGTATTCTTTATGCTCCTCTGATGTTGTTTCCAATGCTGAATTCAGACATCGAGATGCAGAAGGGAAATATCATCCTTATAAAGATTACCATCGCTATTACCCAGACTGGCGCATTCAGCCAGATTCCAGCATTGAGGCTTCTGATTACTGGAAGTTTGTGTTTAAGGAGTTCAATCACCAGTTTGCTAGAAAATATAAGGCTAAACCAGCCGATCTCCCAGAAAACTGGGGGAAAATAACCAAGGAGCAGGCACTGGAGAGCATGAAGGGAGTTTTTAACATGAAGTAA